From Fusobacterium varium:
AAAAAGAAGAGGAATTGAAATATCTCATAAAAAAACTTGAAAAACGTGAAATAAAAGATTTCAGTAAAGATATTTTGAATGAAAAATGTAAAATAAATTATTTGAAAGAACTGAATGAAGAGCAATTGAGAGCCCTGACTTCTTTAGAAGGTCAGTATTTGGTAATAGCTGGTGCAGGATCAGGCAAAACAAGAACAATAGTTTATAGAACATCTTTCATGATAGAAAGAGGGATATTGGAAGAAAATATTTTAATGCTTACATTTACAAAAAAAGCTGCTTTGGAAATGAAGGAACGACTACAAAATCTCACTTCTGGAAAAGAAACCAAAGTTTCAATATCAACATTTCATTCTCTCTGTGCTGAATTGCTTACAAAATATAAAAATATATTTGAAATAGAAAAATTTAATATAATAGATGAAAATAAAAATAATGCCGTAATAAGCCTGCTTATTCGAGAGTACTCATTAAAAAAGAAAAATAATGGCAATTTTCTTTCAGAAAAAAGAGTAGTTGAGATATTTGGAGCAGCAAGAAGCAGAAAAAGGGAAATAATAGAATTTTTATCTGATAAAGAAAAGATCTATTTAGAGGATTTAGAATTTTTAAAGATAAAATATAAGAAATTTAAAAAAGAATTTCAAATATATGACTTTGAAGATTTAATAGAAAAAGTATTGGAAAAACTAAAAGCAAGCAGGATTTTTCTTGGATTATTAAGAGAAAAATATAAATATGTAATAGTAGATGAGTATCAGGATACTAACCCTATTCAAAGAGAATTTTTAAAACTCTTAGTAGGTATAGAAGGAAATATAATGGCAGTAGGAGATGACTATCAAAGCATATATGGGTTCAGGGGTGCAGATTTTAAAAATATACTTAGGTTTGGAAAAGATTTTCCTAACAGTAAATTGATAAAATTAGAAAAAAATTATAGAAGCAGTGATGAAATAATTAAATATGTGAATAGAATATCTGAAGATTTTCTTTTGAAATACAATAAAAATACAAAAGGAACTATGAGAAAAGGAGATACTCCACATGTTATAAGTTTTCTCAATGAAGAAAAGCAAGGGGAATTTATCTGCAGAAAAATAAAAGAGCTGAAAGAAAAAGGAATCCCTTATGAAGAAATAGCTGTCCTTTATCGTAATAAATATGTAGTTCATAAGTTGGAAAAATTAATGAAAGAAAAAGGCATACCCATAAATCTTCAGGAAGGAAAAGAAAGTTTTTTTGGAAGCCCCTTAGATATTTATTTGAAAATATTAGAGGTATGGAATGACAGGGAAAATATTTTAAAATGGGAAGAATTAATAAGGATACTGCCGAAAAATTATTCATATTCTGTATTGGATATAATAAGAAAAAAAGAAACTGAGGACAGTTTATTAAATAAAATGATAAAAATAAGTGATAAAGCATCAAATTATTCTGTAGAAGAAATAACGAATAAATGTGAAAAATTGACATTTGAAATCCTTGAAATAAAGACAGTATTTTCTAAAGAAGGAGTAGATTTTTTTAAAGAAATAAAAAGCAGTATAAGAAAAAAAGAGAATTTAGGAGCATATATAAAAGAATTAAGAAACATTTTAAGTAATGAAAAAAAGATAACTAAAGGAAAAGTTTCTTTATTATCTGTTCATAGTTCCAAGGGATTGGAATGGGAAGCAGTATTTATACCAACATTGCTGGAAGGAGTATTTCCAAGTAATATTGGAGAAAAAAATATAGAAGAAGAAAAAAGATTATTTTATGTAGCCTGCAGCAGGGGAAAGCAATATTTATATCTCTTATATCCAGAATATTTTTATGAAAAAGTTGGATATTTTGATAAAAAATCTTCTTTTTTAAAATAGTCATATGGAATAATTAAGTATTTATAAAAAATAATATAAAATTTTTTGAATATTGTATCTTAAAAATTAATTTTAAAACCAATATATATTTTTATTTATAAAATCTCTCTTTTTATTTTATAAATAAAATAGATTAATTTCTTTCAATACAGTTATTTTCTGCATAGTTCATAATGATTTAAGCGTTTAAAAAGCTTGACTAAAGTATTAATAATTTGTATAATTGGTATGTGAAAAATAAATTTTTTAAGGTTTGCATATCTGCGATTAAAAGGGAAGATAAGTGAAAAACTTACACGGTCCCGCCACTGTGAAGATGACGAAAACAGGTTAACCACTGAAATATTTCGGGAAGGGCTGTTAGTAGAATGAATCTGAGTCAGGAGACCTGCCTTAAAGACTTTAAACTATCCTGCGGGGACGGGAAGTGTATATTTACTATACTTCTCTCCAGTATTGAATTTGGAGGAGAAAAAAGTGCTTGAGTATTTTATAGTGGCTAATAATATATTTAGAATGACAGTATCAATTTTTTAATTGATACTTTTTTTAGTATAAAAATATTCATGAGGGAGTAGATTATGAAACATAGAAATATAATGATAGTAGGAACATCATCAGGAGCTGGAAAGAGTATAACTGTAACAGGATTATGCAGAATTTTTTATAATGATGGATATAGTGTAGCCCCTTTCAAGTCACAGAATATGGCATTAAATTCATTCATAACAAAAAATGGAGATGAAATGGGGAGAGCTCAGGTAGTTCAGGCTATGGCTGGAAAAATTGAACCTCAAGCTTTTATGAATCCAGTTTTACTAAAACCTACAACTGCTAAAAAAATACAGGTTATAGTAAATGGAAAATCTATTGGAAATATGAGTGGATTGGAGTATGGAAAATTTAAACTTACTTTGAAACCAGAAATAATGAATTCATACAATAAAATTAAAGAGAACTTTGATATATGTGTAATAGAAGGAGCAGGAAGTCCAGTAGAAATTAATATTAAAGAAGAGGATATAGCCAATATGGGAATGGCTGCTATGGCAGATGCACCTGTAATTTTGGTTGCAGATATAGATAGAGGCGGAGTATTTGCTTCTGTATACGGAACAATAATGCTTATGACACCAGAAGAAAGAGCCAGAGTAAAGGGAGTAATAATAAATAAATTCAGGGGAGATGTAGAAATACTTAAACCAGGATTAAAAAAATTAGAAGAACTTACAGGAGTTCCAATTGTGGGAGTGCTTCCATACAGTGATGTAGATATAGAAGATGAAGACAGTTTAACAGATAAATTTAAAAAATCAAAAAATACTAAGGGAATAAAAGTTTCTGTTATAAAATTAAAACATATTTCTAATTTTACAGATTTAGATGCTTTGGGTATACAGGAAGATGTAAGCATAAATTATGTAACTTCAGCAGAAGAATTAGGAGATGAAGATATAATTGTCATTCCAGGTTCTAAAAATACAATAGATGATCTGAAGGATTTAAAAGATAGAGGAATTGCTGTTGAGATTATAAAAGCTTCAAGAAAAGGAACAGTAATAATAGGAATATGTGGTGGTTTCCAAATGCTTGGAGAAAGGGTAAAAGATCCATATGGAATCGAAAGTGA
This genomic window contains:
- the cobQ gene encoding cobyric acid synthase; this translates as MKHRNIMIVGTSSGAGKSITVTGLCRIFYNDGYSVAPFKSQNMALNSFITKNGDEMGRAQVVQAMAGKIEPQAFMNPVLLKPTTAKKIQVIVNGKSIGNMSGLEYGKFKLTLKPEIMNSYNKIKENFDICVIEGAGSPVEINIKEEDIANMGMAAMADAPVILVADIDRGGVFASVYGTIMLMTPEERARVKGVIINKFRGDVEILKPGLKKLEELTGVPIVGVLPYSDVDIEDEDSLTDKFKKSKNTKGIKVSVIKLKHISNFTDLDALGIQEDVSINYVTSAEELGDEDIIVIPGSKNTIDDLKDLKDRGIAVEIIKASRKGTVIIGICGGFQMLGERVKDPYGIESDIKEIPGLGILDMETIMEKEKNTTQYSGKFNNTTGIISGLDGIKIKGYEIHQGVTAGNERAVTNDDHIVAVVKDNIFGTYLHGIFDNEEVTRNILNKIREKKGLEKMEAGITFDEYREQEFDKLEKIFRENLDMKKIYEILGE
- a CDS encoding putative helicase, whose product is MKYLIKKLEKREIKDFSKDILNEKCKINYLKELNEEQLRALTSLEGQYLVIAGAGSGKTRTIVYRTSFMIERGILEENILMLTFTKKAALEMKERLQNLTSGKETKVSISTFHSLCAELLTKYKNIFEIEKFNIIDENKNNAVISLLIREYSLKKKNNGNFLSEKRVVEIFGAARSRKREIIEFLSDKEKIYLEDLEFLKIKYKKFKKEFQIYDFEDLIEKVLEKLKASRIFLGLLREKYKYVIVDEYQDTNPIQREFLKLLVGIEGNIMAVGDDYQSIYGFRGADFKNILRFGKDFPNSKLIKLEKNYRSSDEIIKYVNRISEDFLLKYNKNTKGTMRKGDTPHVISFLNEEKQGEFICRKIKELKEKGIPYEEIAVLYRNKYVVHKLEKLMKEKGIPINLQEGKESFFGSPLDIYLKILEVWNDRENILKWEELIRILPKNYSYSVLDIIRKKETEDSLLNKMIKISDKASNYSVEEITNKCEKLTFEILEIKTVFSKEGVDFFKEIKSSIRKKENLGAYIKELRNILSNEKKITKGKVSLLSVHSSKGLEWEAVFIPTLLEGVFPSNIGEKNIEEEKRLFYVACSRGKQYLYLLYPEYFYEKVGYFDKKSSFLK